In Primulina eburnea isolate SZY01 chromosome 5, ASM2296580v1, whole genome shotgun sequence, a single window of DNA contains:
- the LOC140831536 gene encoding LOW QUALITY PROTEIN: indole-3-pyruvate monooxygenase YUCCA2-like (The sequence of the model RefSeq protein was modified relative to this genomic sequence to represent the inferred CDS: deleted 1 base in 1 codon) — MDDYLREITGKTFHDPCKDIDLGSLKWVPGPVIVGAGPSGLAAAACLKEKGVSPLVLERSNCIASLWQLKTYDRLKLHLPKQFCELPLMNFPEDYPTYPTKQQFIQYLESYAKRFEIRPVFNQKVLSAEFDSILGCWRVKTASEGAGLESEYICRWLIVATGENAEVVVPPIEGVAEFSGDLVHTSGYKNGGVYRGKKVLVVGCGNSGMEVCLDLCNHGASPSLVVRDKLHILPQEMLGRSTFGLSTWLLKWFPLHLVDRFLLIVSWLLLGDTSRLGLDRPRLGPLELKNLSGKTPVLDVGTLDKIKSGDIKVYPGVRRLNHKSVEFVDGRIQNFDAIILATGYKSNVPFWLKGSEMFSNKDGLPKRPFPNGWKGEHGLYSVGFTKRGLLGASMDAKNIANDIENCWREGERETFTRFLSPFLAKNV, encoded by the exons ATGGATGATTACTTAAGAGAAATAACGGGGAAAACATTCCATGATCCTTGTAAAGATATTGATCTTGGAAGCTTGAAATGGGTTCCTGGCCCTGTCATAGTCGGTGCCGGGCCTTCCGGCTTGGCGGCGGCCGCTTGTTTGAAGGAAAAAGGCGTTTCACCTCTAGTTCTCGAGAGATCCAACTGTATAGCATCTTTATGGCAGCTGAAAACCTACGATCGGCTCAAACTCCATTTACCTAAACAATTCTGCGAGCTTCCACTCATGAATTTCCCTGAAGATTACCCCACTTACCCTACCAAACAGCAGTTCATCCAGTACTTGGAATCCTACGCGAAAAGGTTCGAAATCAGGCCTGTATTTAATCAGAAGGTGTTGAGTGCCGAGTTTGATAGTATTCTTGGATGTTGGAGGGTGAAAACA GCATCAGAAGGAGCAGGGTTGGAGTCTGAATACATCTGCCGGTGGCTAATAGTCGCGACGGGGGAGAATGCGGAAGTGGTGGTGCCGCCAATCGAAGGGGTGGCAGAGTTTTCCGGAGATTTGGTGCACACCAGCGGGTACAAAAATGGAGGGGTTTACAGAGGGAAGAAAGTTCTTGTTGTTGGATGTGGGAATTCAGGAATGGAAGTTTGTTTGGATCTGTGCAACCATGGTGCCAGCCCTTCACTTGTTGTCAGAGATAAA CTGCACATTCTACCGCAAGAAATGCTTGGAAGATCAACTTTTGGGCTGTCCACGTGGTTACTGAAGTGGTTTCCCCTACACCTTGTCGACCGGTTTCTATTAATTGTTTCATGGCTCCTACTCGGTGATACCAGTCGGTTAGGGCTGGACCGGCCTCGGCTAGGTCCACTCGAGCTAAAGAACCTCTCTGGAAAAACGCCGGTGTTGGATGTTGGAACCCTTGACAAGATTAAAAGTGGAGACATTAAG GTGTACCCCGGCGTTCGGAGACTAAACCACAAATCAGTAGAATTTGTTGATGGAAGAATACAAAATTTTGATGCAATAATATTAGCGACTGGTTACAAAAGCAATGTACCATTTTGGCTAAAG GGAAGTGAGATGTTTTCGAATAAAGATGGCCTCCCAAAAAGGCCATTTCCAAATGGCTGGAAAGGCGAACATGGGCTATACTCGGTGGGATTCACCAAACGGGGCCTTCTAGGGGCATCCATGGATGCCAAAAACATAGCAAATGACATAGAAAATTGTTGGAGAGAAGGTGAAAGAGAAACATTCACCCGTTTCTTGTCCCCATTCCTAgcaaaaaatgtataa